The Cryptococcus neoformans var. neoformans B-3501A chromosome 7, whole genome shotgun sequence genome window below encodes:
- a CDS encoding hypothetical protein (HMMPfam hit to Cation_ATPase_N, Cation transporter/ATPase, N-terminus, score: 72.9, E(): 8.6e-19; HMMPfam hit to E1-E2_ATPase, E1-E2 ATPase, score: 215.2, E(): 1.2e-61; HMMPfam hit to Hydrolase, haloacid dehalogenase-like hydrolase, score: 77.1, E(): 4.5e-20), whose protein sequence is MGLKNRKNHKKDPEAGDAETEAKRQEEDKKKKYSGEEYDVLLKYVADQQEKIKKGGDDEGKEDEENVKYIRKWYTPWKKTKVETGGKKVPPDWLNTDRQKGLSSSEIEERRKHSGWNELESPNENQFLKFISYFRGPILYVMELAVILSAGLRDWIDFGVIIGILFLNAGVGWYQEKQAGDIVAQLKAGIALKTVAIRDGKEEEIEARELVPGDILVLEEGKTIAADAKIIGDYEDKDGSKSKDILDRVEKSKHSKKGDDDDEDDGPDKGPSLCSVDQSAITGESLAVDKFIGDVAYYTCGVKRGKCFGVVTVSAKGSFVGRTASLVSSSNEKGHFQIVLGGIGTTLLVMVVAFIFAVWIGGFFRGTGIATPRENNLLVYALIFFIIGVPVGLPVVTTTTLAVGAAYLAKRKAIVQKLTAIESLAGVDILCSDKTGTLTANKLSLNEPYIAPDVDPNWFMAVAVLASSHNVLGLDPIDKVTIVGLKDYPKAQEMLKGGWKTHKFTPFDPVSKRITAEVEKEGKHYTCAKGAPNAILKLTKFDPDTVSAYRAQSQQFASRGFRSLGVAVKEDGKDWELLGMLCMFDPPRIDTAKTIGEAHDLGIQVKMLTGDAVAIAKETCKQLGLKTNVYDSEKLIGGGMAGSDIRDFVEAADGFAEVFPEHKYQVVNLLQERGHLTAMTGDGVNDAPSLKKADCGIAVEGASDAARTAADVVFLDEGLSTIITAIKVARQIFHRMKAYIIYRIALCVHLEVYLMLSILILNETIRVDLVVFLAIFADVATIAIAYDRAPYAHQPVEWQLPKVWIISTIMGLLLAAGTWIIRATLWIDNGGVVQNFGSTQEILFLEVALTESWVIFITRLAQEPGTPNVWPSFQLVAAVIGVDALATIFALFGWISGDAPHGGWTDVVTVVKIWCFSFGVVIIILLVYLMLNSIRWLDSIGRKSRSKKNEKLENFLTDLQRLTIVHETDHNGSYYRFASTKKDEEGGDNGKKDDKKDEAKSGDTKKQEGNAKKGDNEKKKDDSEGEKGATGGEKGDGNGDKGLSDHTGKGHEHAQAQNKGAKEVQPDGTQPKSDDQSSEGTHVDPN, encoded by the exons ATGGGGTTGAAGAACCGCAAGAACCACAAGAAGGACCCAGAGGCTGGTGATGCTGAAACAGAGGCTAAGCgtcaggaggaggacaaaaagaaga AGTATTCCGGTGAGGAGTATGATGTGCTCTTGAAGTACGTTGCAGACCAGCAAGAAAAAATCAAGAAAGGgggggatgatgaagggaaggaagacgaagagaacGTCAAGTATATCAGGAAGTGGTATACCCcgtggaagaagacgaaggtGGAGACTGGAGGCAAGAAG GTGCCGCCAGACTGGCTCAATACCGACCGACAAAAGggtctttcctcttcggaGATTGAAGAACGTAGGAAGCATTCTGGCTGGAACGAGCTTGAATC CCCAAACGAAAACCAGTTCCTCAAATTCATCTCCTACTTCCGAGGGCCCATCCTTTATGTTATGGAACTCGCTGTTATTTTGTCTGCAGGTCTTCGAGATTGGATTGATTTCGGAGTCATCATAG GTATTCT GTTCCTAAATGCTGGTGTTGGTTGGTATCAGGAGAA ACAAGCCGGAGACATCGTAGCTCAACTCAAGGCTGGAATCGCCCTCAAAACGGTTGCTATTCGAGacgggaaagaggaagaaattgaGGCTCGAGAGCTTGTTCCCGGTGACATCTTAGTTCTCGAAGAAGGCAAGACCATCGCCGCTGATGCAAAG ATTATTGGTGACTATGAAGACAAAGATGGTTCCAAG TCGAAGGACATCCTTGATCGCGTAGAAAAGTCGAAGCATTCTAAGAAAGgtgatgacgacgatgaggatgatggaccGGACAAGGGCCCATCCCTCTGTTCCGTTGATCAGTCTGCTATCACTGGAGAGTCTCTTGCTGTGGACAAGTTTATCGGTGATGTCGCTTACTACACGTGTGGTGTGAAGCGTGGCAAGTGCTTTGGAGTCGTCACTGTCAGTGCCAAGGGAAGCTTTGTCGGTAGGACTGCCTCACTTGTGTCCA GTTCCAATGAAAAAGGTCATTTCCAGATTGTCCTCGGTGGCATTGGTACAAC GCTTTTAGTTATGGTCGTtgccttcatcttcgctgTTTGGATTGGTGGCTTCTTCCGAGGAACTGGTATCGCTACCCCTAGAGAGAACAATCTTCTCGTTTATGCCCTTATTTTCTTTATCATTGGTGTGCCTGTCGGTCTTCCTGTCGTCACGACTACTACTCTTGCCGTCGGTGCTGCCTACCTCGCCAAACGAAAGGCTATCGTCCAGAAGCTTACCGCCATCGAGTCTCTGGCTGGTGTCGACATACTTTGTTCCGACAAAACGGGCACTCTTACTGCCAACAAGCTTTCCTTAAACGAACCATACATCGCGCCCGATGTCGACCCCAATTGGTTCATGGCTGTCGCTGttctcgcttcttctcacAACGTTCTCGGTCTTGACCCTATTGACAAGGTCACCATCGTCGGCTTGAAGGACTACCCCAAGGCTCAAGAGATGCTCAAGGGCGGATGGAAGACCCACAAATTCACTCCTTTCGACCCTGTTTCCAAGCGAATCACTGCcgaggttgagaaggagggcaaGCACTACACTTGCGCCAAGGGTGCTCCCAACGCCATCTTGAAACTCACCAAGTTCGATCCTGACACTGTGTCCGCCTACCGAGCCCAATCTCAACAATTTGCGTCTCGTGGTTTCCGAAGTTTGGGTGTCGCGGTCAAGGAAGACGGCAAAGACTGGGAATTGCTCGGTATGCTTTGTATGTTCGACCCCCCTCGTATCGACACTGCCAAG ACGATCGGAGAAGCTCATGACCTAGGTATCCAAGTCAAGATGCTTACTGGTGACGCCGTGGCTATCGCCAAGGAAACTTGTAAACAGCTCGGCCTCAAAACCAACGTTTATGACTCTGAGAAACTCattggtggtggtatggCTGGTTCTGACATCCGAGACTTTGTTGAAGCGGCGGACGGTTTTGCCGAAGTCTTCCCCGAACACAAGTACCAGGTCGTTAACCTTTTGCAGGAACGTGGCCACTTGACTGCTATGACTGGTGATGGTGTCAATGACGCTCCTAGTTTGAAAAAGGCCGACTGTGGTATTGCTGTCGAAGGTGCCAGTGATGCCGCTAGGACTGCTGCCGATGTTGTCTTCCTCGACGAAGGTCTTTCTACTATCATCACTGCCATTAAGGTCGCTCGGCAGATTTTCCACCGAATGAAGGCGTATATCATCTATCG TATTGCTCTTTGTGTCCACCTTGAAGTGTATTTGATGCTTTCCATCCTTATTCTCAATGAGACTATCCGTGTCGACCTCGTTGtcttccttgccatctTTGCCGATGTCGCTACCATCGCCATTGCCTACGACCGAGCTCCTTACGCTCATCAGCCTGTTGAATGGCAGTTGCCCAAGGTCTGGATCATCTCTACCATTATgggtcttcttctcgcagCGGGTACCTGGATCATTCGAGCTACTCTATGGATTGACAACGGAGGTGTCGTCCAGAACTTTGGCTCTACTCAGGAAATTCTCTTCTTGGAAGTTGCGTTGACCGAAAGCTGGGTTATTT TCATCACTCGATTGGCCCAAGAGCCTGGTACCCCCAACGTCTGGCCTTCATTCCAGCTTGTGGCTGCAGTAATTGGTGTCGATGCCTTGGCTACCATCTTTGCCCTTTTCGGTTGGATTTCGGGTGATGCTCCTCATGGTGGTTGGACCGATGTTGTCACAGTTGTCAAGATCTGGTGCTTCAGTTTCggcgtcgtcatcatcatcctccttgtcT ACCTCATGCTCAACTCAATCCGCTGGCTCGACAGCATCGGCCGTAAGAGCCGgtccaagaagaatgagaagCTTGAAAACTTCCTCACCGATCTTCAGCGTCTCACCATCGTGCACGAGACTGACCACAATGGTTCCTACTACCGATTCGCCTCTACtaagaaggatgaggagggcggcgacaacggaaagaaggatgacaagaaagatgaagccAAGTCTGGCGACACCAAGAAGCAGGAAGGTAATGCaaagaaaggagacaatgagaaaaagaaggatgacagTGAGGGAGAAAAGGGCGCTACCGGCGGAGAAAAGGGTGACGGTAATGGAGACAAGGGGTTGAGCGACCATACCGGCAAGGGCCATGAGCATGCCCAAGCTCAGAATAAGGGCGCGAAGGAGGTTCAGCCAGATGGCACTCAGCCGAAATCGGATGATCAGAGCAGTGAGGGGACGCATGTTGACCCCAATTAG
- a CDS encoding hypothetical protein (Match to ESTs gb|CF193477.1|CF193477, gb|CF191879.1|CF191879, gb|CF193476.1|CF193476) gives MSSSLPPHDPSIETPQSKLSATGNIEQATRRVNRFAKRDPALYPLAFIMTGIFGVAGYMFWKKSVEPEPVKKLVSTGIVNPWDSSDKLDTYPSSVAQFKYRYKTRDGHYEDAHPTLNQSMQHLKDNNPHKYRTA, from the exons atgtcttcttctctccctcctcatgATCCCTCT ATTGAGACCCCTCAGAGCAAGCTTTCAGCCACTGGTAATATCGAACAGGCCACTCGAAGGGTCAACCGATTTGCCAAGAGAGATCCTGCCTTGTACCCTCTCGCCTTCATCATGACTGGTATCTTTGGTGTTGCCGGTTACATGTT ctggaagaagagcgtcGAGCCCGAACCAGTTAAGAAGTTAGTGTCAACCGGCATTGTCAATCCTTGGGATTCTTCCGACAAGCTTGACACATACCCTTC CTCTGTCGCCCAATTTAAGTACAGATATAAGACCCGAGACGGCCATTACGAGGATGCCCATCCCACTCTTAACCAGTCTATGCAACAT TTGAAGGACAACAATCCTCACAAGTACCGAACCGCCTAA
- a CDS encoding hypothetical protein (HMMPfam hit to Pkinase, Protein kinase domain, score: 257.3, E(): 2.5e-74), with translation MSYRPSQQQQPGPSNFQQQQQNMLNPQNMAGPGRTSPMPTVPQVSQPNIGQPGSMRPGEGPTPAVAQANAGGQIQGNGAEGLGSLASDKGPDYVYFERKPGQFSEAVQGKAMGAKMKLELFYKEAVEGVVGRKERRTALEKQLAADALTPDSLKARQLINLGRRESNYLRLRRTRIGLDDFRTVKVIGKGAFGEVRLVQKADTGKIYAMKTLRKNEMFKKDQLAHVRAERDVLAESNSPWVVQLYYSFQDTQYLYLVMEFLPGGDLMTMLIKYDTFSEDVTKFYMAECILAIEAVHNLGFIHRDIKPDNILIDSLGHIKLSDFGLSTGFHKQHDSAYYQRLLGGGDVSGSNRHSQTAAGARNSVMVNAINLTMTSKQDIATWKANRRKLAYSTVGTPDYISPEIFLQQGYGKECDWWSLGAIMFECLVGYPPFCSENAHDVYKKIIDWRNYLFFPDDVHLSREAEDLIRRMLCEADRRYTVEQLKAHPFFYGVDWATIREIDAPFVPHLRSITDTSYFPTDELDQVPDIPVGAETGSDAKKDLAFLGYTFRRYEML, from the exons ATGTCGTATCGCCCAAgtcagcaacaacaaccgGGCCCATCAAATtttcagcagcagcaacagaaTATGCTGAACCCTCAAAACATGGCAGGTCCAGGCCGTACATCGCCCATGCCCACCGTCCCACAGGTTTCTCAACCCAATATTGGTCAACCGGGCTCCATGAGACCTGGAGAAGGACCGACTCCTGCTGTAGCACAAGCTAATGCAGGTGGACAGATTCAAGGCAATGGTGCAGAGGGCTTGGGATCACTCGCGAGTGATAAAGGACCCGACTACGTGTATTTTGAGCGAAAGCCTGGGCAATTCTCGGAAGCTGTTCAGGGAAAGGCGATGGGTGCGAAAATGAAGTTGGAGCTATTCTACAAGGAGGCCGTTGAAGGTGTGGttgggagaaaggagag ACGAACGGCGCTCGAAAAGCAGCTCGCAGCTGATGCTCTCACTCCCGATTCCTTAAAGGCCCGTCAGTTAATCAATCTCGGCCGTCGAGAGTCAAA CTATCTCCGTCTTCGACGCACCCGAATTGGCCTTGACGACTTTCGTACTGTCAAGGTCATTGGTAAGGGTGCATTCGGTGAAGTCAGACTCGTCCAAAAAGCCGACACTGGTAAAATATATGCTATGAAGACTTTGAGGAAAAATGAAATGTTCAAAAAGGACCAG CTTGCGCATGTTCGAGCTGAGAGGGACGTGCTTGCCGAGAGCAATTCCCCTTGGGTCGTGCAACTATACTACTCTTTCCAGGACACGCAGTATCTTTACCTTGTCATGGAGTTCCTCCCCGGTGGTGACTTGATGACTAT GCTCATCAAATATGACACTTTCTCGGAGGACGTCACCAAGTTTTACATGGCCGAATGTATCTTGGCTATTGAGGCTGTACACAATCTTGGTTTTATTCATCGTGACATCAAACCCGATAACATCCTCATTGACTCACTGGGTCACATCAAGCTCTCTGACTTCGGTCTTTCCACTGGTTTCCACAAGCAACACGACTCTGCCTACTATCAGCGTCTTCTCGGCGGGGGCGACGTTTCTGGCAGCAATCGACATTCTCAAACTGCCGCTGGGGCTCGAAATAGTGTTATGGTAAATGCGATCAACTTGACGATGACTAGCAAGCAGGATATTGCTACCTGGAAGGCGAACAGGAGGAAGTTGGCTTATTCCACTGTCGGAACTCCTGACTAT ATTTCCCCGGAAATCTTTTTGCAGCAGGGTTACGGGAAGGAATGTGATTGGTGGTCCCTTGGTGCTATCATGTTTGAGTGTCTTGTCG GCTATCCTCCCTTCTGTTCTGAGAATGCTCATGATGTCTACAAGAAGATCATCGACTGGAGAAATTACTTGTTCTTCCCAGATGATGTTCATCTCAGTCGAGAAGCCGAGGATCTGATCAGGCG GATGCTTTGCGAGGCTGACAGAAGGTACACCGTCGAACAACTTAAAGCCCACCCT TTCTTCTATGGTGTCGACTGGGCAACCATACGCGAGATTGATGCCCCCTTCGTTCCCCACCTCCGATCTATCACCGATACTTCCTACTTCCCCACCGACGAACTCGACCAGGTTCCGGATATCCCTGTCGGGGCCGAAACCGGAAGCGATGCGAAGAAAGATTTGGCGTTCTTGGGTTATAC CTTCCGACGATACGAGATGCTGTAG